TCGGTGAAGTCCTCGGTGTCGTTGCCGCGTTCGAGCGAAAAGAGTATATGGAAGAAGGTGTTAAGATAGAAGTCTTCGTTAAGGTTGCGGATAAAGATTTTTGCGACCTCTGAGTACACGCCTTGCTCGAACGTATTTTCTACTTTTACTTTTTCGCCGATATTGATATTGCCGTAGTCCATTGTGCGTATCCAGTCCATAAGGCTCACGAACAGTCCGCCGTAGTTATTGCCCGAGTGTATCTTGCGTATCTTCGTCATGACCTCGCTGTCGGGCGCTACCGCTTTCGACATATTGTCGGCAAGATCGACTATGAACGGTTTGCTCGTTTGCGTTTCCTTGGTGTACGACGACGCGCAAATGAGATATTCGACTATCGCCTCTGAGTAGTCGGTTATGCCGACGGGTATGCCCGTGTTCGCCTTGACGATAGCGGTGAACATTTCGTTTATGCCCATTGTGAGTAAGCTTCTGAGCTGTTCCTGCTGGTTGACTATCATATTGCCCGACACGCGGTCGAACAGTAGGCTGAGCTGGTGGTCGATACCCGAAAGGCTTTCGCGCGTGGAGTCGAGCATTTCTTTCATAAGGCTGTCGAACTGGTTGAGCCGATTGTTTTTGTAAATAAGCTTGTGCTCGATTTCAGACCAGAAGCTGTTTACGAGCGATTTTATTTGAAGCTCGAAGTTGTAGGTTTCGCCCGCGTACAGCACTCTGCCGTCGATACGGTAGATGGTGTAGCCGTTCTTTTGCTTTTCGGGCTGGGGCACGGAAAGTTTGAGCTTGACCGCCTTTTTGCCCTCGGGGCAGAAGTAGCCGTCTCCCATATCCACGCAGAATATTTCGCGTATCTTGTCGTAAAGATATTCTTCGTCCTTAAAGAACCGACATTCGACCTTTACGCCGATAATGTCGTGCATTTCGAAAACTATTCTGTCGGCGGGCGCTTCCAAATATAAATGATTGCGCAAGATCTTTTCTTTTAGGCTCTCGCGTGTTTTTATGCGCGAGGTGACGCCTATCGTCGCGTCGACGTCGCCCAGCTTTTGCAGAAGGTATTCGGTAAGCCGATCTGCGGCATGAGTAAAGCCGACGAGGTTGGCGTCCAGCGTGCTTGCCGCTTTTTCTATGTAGTCGAATATATCGATTTTCATGTTGATCCTTTTTTCGGTGCCCTCGCGAAGCCGAAAATCATTATTAATTACGTTTTAACAGAAATTTCAAGCCTTTGAAGATATGACCGTTTGCTAGCTCGATTATGCCCTTGGCGGCTTTGAGCGTGAGCGCGCCGTCCGAGGTTGCGCTTGCCGAGGACAGCGGCGTGTGCAGAGTGGAATTGACGAACGCGTCGTATTCGGGCGTGCCGACTGCGGCAACCGATTTGGCTTTGCCTACGGCGACGCGTTTCATGATCTTGCCTATAAACGTGCGTTCGAGGTCGGCAAAACAGCAGTCGAGCGTAAACTCGCCCTTTTTGGGCGGCACGCGCAGGGGCGGCACATCGTGACCTAACAGTTCCTTGAACGCAAGGTCGGTGAGCATAGTTTTATTCGGGTTGTCGTAAACGTCGGGGTAGGGGATAGTATCGAAAAAGTTGCCGTGGACCTTGACGGTCACGCGCTTTCGAATATCCGCCGCCGATTTCGCCGCCGCGATCTCGAACTCGCCGTCGGGGATCGCAAACCTATGCTTGCTCTCGTCGTAGAACTCGAACGCCGAAGCGTTTAGGCGTATGGTCGCCGTGGTCGAGGTTTCGCCCTCTACGTAAACCTTTTTATAGCCGCCGAGCGACTTGACGGGGCGCATGACCCTGCCCGTTTTGTCGGTGACGTATATTTGGATCGTTTCTACCGCGTCGCGCACCGATTTGTTCTCGACGGTGACGGTCACGTCGAATTCGGCGTTATCGACGCGCTTGACGGTCATATCCGTGTATTCGATATTAGAAAACGAAAGTCCGTGCCCGAAGGGGAACAGCACCGGCGTTTCGGTCTTGTCGTAATATTTATATCCGACGAAAATGCTTTCGCGGTAAACGGGGTCGGCTACCTCGATAGCGTCCTTGCTCGAAAGCGGGAAAGACTCTGCGAGCTTGCCGCTCGGGTTGATCCTGCCGAACAGCGTATCGACGGCGACTAACGCGCCGTTTCCGCCGTTGAGCCCGGCGTACACCACCGCGCGCACGCGGTTTATAAACGGCATTTCGACGGGCCCCGCCGAGCACAGCACGACTACTACGCGGTGTCCCGCCGCCGTGAGCTCGGCTATAAGGTTCAATTGGTTGTCGGGCAGGGCAAGCGTTTGCCTATCCACGCCCTCGCACGGCGTGGGCGCGCCGACGAATACTATCACGGCGTCCGCGCCTTCCGCGCCGTCCTTCGCTTCCTGTAAAAGCCTGCCGTCCTGTTTTTGGTCGGTAAGGCTGTATCCGCGGAAGTACGTGACCTCTATTGCGCGGTGCGAGAACGCGTCGAGCGGCGACGACGTTTTGATAGGCGTTACGTGCGAGCTGCCGTCGCCTTGTATGGGCGCGCGCTCGGCGAGTTCGCCGCACACCGTTATTTTCATGTCCTTGGTGAGCGGCAGAACGCTCTCGTTTTTGAGCATGACAATGCTTGCCGCAGCTGCGTTGTAGCTAAGCCTGTCGTGCGCGTCGGCGTCGAAATCGCCGTACGGTTCGAGGTATACGTTGTCCGTCAATTCCAGTATGCGGCGTATCGAATCGTCTATGTCCTTTTCGGTCACGCGCCCCGCGTGGTACGCGGCGTAAAGCTGTTCCTCGAACAAGCCGTTGCCGTCGGGCATGGCTATATCCAGCCCCGCTTTGAGCGCTTCCGCGCGGTCGTGAACGCCGCCCCAGTCGGAAATCACCGCGCCGCGAAAGCCGAGCTCGCCGCGCAGTATTTCGGTTATGAGATTTTTGTTTTGCGAGCAGTACTCGCCGTTGAGTTTATTGTATGCGGTCATCACCGCTTCGGGCTTGGCTTCGAGCGCGATCTCGAACGGTTTGAGATAAACCTCGTGGAGTGCGCGCGTGTCGACCGTGCTGTTCGAATACATACGGTCGGTTTCGGCGTTGTTGGCGGCGAAGTGCTTTAAGCACGCGCCCACCCCCGTCGATTGCACGCCCGAAATATACGCTCTGCCCATTTCGCCCGAAAGCAGGGGGTCTTCGGAGAAATATTCGAAGTTTCTGCCGCCGAACGGCGAGCGTTTTATATTGACGCCCGGCGCGAGCAGAACGTTCACGCCCATGGCGGTGGCTTCTCTGCCTATCGCCGCGCCCACGTTGTACGCGAACGCGGGATCGAAGCTGTTTGCAAGCATGGACAGGGTAGGATAGCAGGTGGACGGCACCGCAGCCGACGCAACGCCGTCGGTCATGCGCAGCCCGTTCGGTCCGTCGGACATCCTTACGCGCGGCAGCGAGCCGCAGGCGTAGGTGTGCCACATTCCGTCGCCCGAAAGCATTCTTATTTTCTCGTCGAGCGTGAGATACGCCAACGCTTTATCTATATCCAGCCGTTCTTCGTCCATACCGCGGGTGTTCAACCTCAAAAGAAACATTTTTACGGCAAAATCTCAGTCTATACGCGCGAAGCGTCGCTTGCCGTACCGCAAAGAGTACGACGCGCTCCGTTTCGCACGTCTATCCTCGTGATTTTGCTCGTAAAAACGCTATGCGCCCCAAGCGAGGCTATTTTGCAGCTATATCAAGGCAAACGAGCGAAGTCGTAGCCTCGGCGCTACTACAAGCGAGTTTAACGTAGATAGAGCTCAAAAGAGCCCGCTTGGGGTGTTTCGCTTGAAGTTGAACACCCTCATATCTAGTATATCATAGTGATCGGGTATAAGTCAAGAGGGTAAGGTTTTTACGTTCGAGAAAACTTGATAAATGCGTTATCGATTTTTAGAAATATACTTGACAACCGCGCATATACATAGTATAATGAAAATACAAAAATATTAAAAGGAGAGAACGAACATGGCAAAAGGTGGCGATTACTTTGGTCTTCCGTATATCGTAAGCGTAATTCTTGCTATTATCCCCGTTACTTCGTGGATTTGCGGCATCATCACGCGTTTTGCGGACGGTAAGATCGTTGCGGGCATCCTCCGTATTTTCCTTGGTTTCTGGATTATATGGTTGATCGACCTCATCCTCATGATTGTTAGCAAACACATTCTTAAAATTCTTCCCATATAATAGGGAACAACGAAAACCCTCGGCGCTCAGTCGGGGGTTTTTTTGTTTGAAAAATTTTAGAGTAATACTCTCAATATAATTGACAAATATATTACGGCGCATTATAATAATTACAAGGCTAATTCATACTAAATTCATAGGAATTAAATTTTACAGCGCATTCATCGGTGGATACGGGCTACGTTCGGCTCGCCGACTCGGTCATGTAGGTGGGTCTACACTCCCGTCGGCGGCTCACCGACTGTTGCCCGTCTGCACCGCGACTGCACTGTAAAATGGCTATATCACTTGGAGGTTTCGGCACAGCAGTGGATAAAGCTTGTAAAAAGACCATATACGTGGATAACGCGGCGACCACCGCTATGAACGACGTTGCGATAAACGCAATGGCGGACTACTACAAGAACGTGTACGGCAATCCGTCGTCATTGCACACGGTGGGGCAGATCGCAAAGGAAGCGCTCGAAGAAAATCGTGCGCGCGTAGCTAAGTGCATAAACGCCGATGCCGGCGAGATATACTTTACCTCGGGCGGCAGCGAGGCGGACAACCAGGCGATACGCTCGGCTGCGGCTAACGGCGCCAAGCGCAACAAGAAGCATATCGTGACTACGGCGTTCGAGCATCACGCGGTTTTGCATACGCTCAAAAAGTTGGAGCGCGAGGGGTTCGAGGTGACGTTCCTGGACGTTCACGAGAACGGTATCGTCACCGCCGACGAGGTGAAAGCGGCAATACGCCCCGACACCGCGCTCGTCACGATCATGTTCGCCAATAACGAGATAGGCACGATACAGCCCATAAAGGAAATCGGCGCGGTATGCCGCGAGAATAAGGTCGTATTCCACACCGACGCGGTGCAGGCGGTAGGACACGTTCCCGTCGACGTTAAGGACATGAATATAGATATGCTGTCGCTGTCGGCGCATAAGTTTCACGGACCCAAGGGCGTGGGCGCGCTGTACGTGCGCAAGGGCGTGCCGATAAATGCGTTTATCGAGGGCGGCGCGCAGGAAAAGGGCAGGCGCGCGGGCACCGAGAACCTCGCGGGCATTGCGGGCATGGCGGCGGCGCTCGAATACGCGTGCAAGACTATGAACAAGGTTTCGGCGCACGAAATCAAGCTACGCGACCGCATAGCCAAGGAGCTCAAAAAGATACCTCATTCCAAGATAAACGGCGATATGAAAAATCATTTGCCGAGCGTTCTTAATATGTGCTTCGAGGGCATAGAGGGCGAGAGCCTACTCCTTATGCTCGACGACGAGGGCGTTTGCGCGTCGAGCGGCTCGGCGTGCACTTCGGGCTCGCTCGACCCGTCGCACGTGCTGCTTGCGCTCGGGCTTCCGCACGAGGTGGCGCACGGCAGTCTTAGAATAAGCCTGTCCGAGGACAATACCGAAAGCGACGCCGATACGATAATCAAGGTCGTGCCGCAGGTCGTCGAGTATCTGCGCAATATGTCGCCCGTTTGGGAAGCGCTCGAAAAGGGCGAGAAGAAATTTCATTTTAATTAAAAATTAATAATTAAAAATTAAAAATTGAGGATATATCATTATGGCACTTTACAGCGAAAAAGTTATGGATCATTTCAGAAACCCGCGCAACGTGGGCAAGCTCGACGACGCCGACGGTATCGGCGAGGTGGGCAACGCGCGCTGCGGCGATATCATGAAAATGTATATCAAGGTTGATAACGGCATTATAACCGACGTCAAGTTCAATACGTTCGGGTGCGGCAGCGCGATCGCAAGCTCGTCCATGGCGACCGAGCTCATCAAGGGCAAGCCTATATCCGAAGCGTTGGAGCTTACCAATAAAGCGGTCGTCGAAGCGCTCGACGGACTGCCCGCGCACAAGCTTCATTGCTCGGTGCTCGCCGAACAGGCTATCCGCGCCGCTATCAAGGACTATTACGATAAGAACGGTATCGAGTACGATCCCGCCATGTTCCCGCCCGATGACGACGAGGACCCGCACGGCGAGAATAATTAACAATTAAAAATTAAAGGGGCGCGTAGTAATGCGGTATGCGCCCTTTTGTTTTTCTTAAAAATATAGGTCTGTTTTGCTTGACATATATCGTATAAATTTATATAATTGAATTACCTAAACGATTTAGATAAATTGTTAGGTAATTTTTTATTAGAGGCGAGAATAGAAATATGTGCGACGAAAAGGAGGCGCGAGAGTTCCTCGAAAGGTTTGATAAGCTCAGACCCAAGGACGCGTTTAAGAGGTTGGACGATAACGACCGTACGGCTCACCTGATTTTGCTTTTGCTGTGCAGGGCGGAGGGCGAGGTTTGCGCGGGCGATTTGAGCGCCAAGCTTTGTATGTCCACTCCGCGCGTGGCGGCGGGGCTTAAAGCGCTCGAATCTCGCGGGCTTATTACGCGGCGTGCGCAGGCAAAGGACGCGCGCAAGGTCGTGGTTACGGTCACAGACGCGGGGCGAGCCGAGTACGACAAGCACGAGAAAGAGCGGTTGAACTTTGCCATGAGCGTTATCGACGAAATAGGCGAGGACGACCTGAACGAGTTTTTGCGGATCTTGGGTAGATTCCATGAAATCGCCCAACGCAAAAAGAGCGAAAATTAAGCGAAAACTTTAAGGAGGCGAGATGTTAAAGCTTTTTAAGTATTTAAAATCGATAGACTACGTGTTCATTGTTATATGCGCGGGGCTCGTGGTGGCGCAGGTGTACTTCGACCTTACCATGCCCGATTACACGCAAAAGCTTGTAAAGGAAGTGGTCAGGCTGGACGGAACCGTCGATATGTCGGCGGTGTGGCGCAACGGCGGGTGGATGCTGTTGTATGCGTTTTGCAGCGCGCTTTGCTCGATCATATGCGGGTTCTTTGCCGCGCGTACTGCCGCGAACTTTGCAAAGACGCTTCGTAAAGAATTGTTCGAGCGCGTTACCTCGTTCTCGGCGGCGGAAATAAACAAGTTCGGCACGCCCAGTCTTATAACGCGCACGACCAACGACGTTGTTCAAATGCAAAACTTTATTGCGATAGGCTTGCAGCTTTTGATCAAAGCGCCCGTGCTCGCGGTGTGGGCGATATGCAAGATTTCGGCGACCGCCGTCGAGTGGACGATAGCCACTGGCGTGGTCGTCGCGATAATAGTTGCCGTCGTTGCCGTGCTCATGATAATGTGCTTCCCGCGCTTCCGCCAGATCCAAAAGTTTATCGACGAGATGAATAACTCCGTGCGCGAGAACGTTACGGGCGTGCGCGTGGTGCGCGCGTTCAACGCCGAACAGTACCAGACCGCCAAGTTCGAAACGGTCAACGAAAAGATAAAGCGCAACCAGTTATTTACGTCGCGCTCGCTCGGGTTTATGATGCCCGTCATGACCGTTTGCTTGAACGGGCTTACGCTCGCGGTGTACTGGATAGGCGCGGCGCTTATCAATTCCACGCCGCTCGTCGGCAAGGAAGATATGTTCACCAGTATGACGGTGTTCACGCAGTACGCCATGCAGGTAGTTATGGCGTTCATGCTGCTCATCATGATATTCATGATCCTGCCGCGGTGCGTGGTGTCGGCGCGGCGTATTGCCGAAACGCTCGGCACGCACCGTTCTATTCGCAGCGGCAGCGTAAAAAAAGTCGAGCATAAGGACGGCGTGCCTGTGCTTGAATTTAAGGGCGTAGATTTTGCATACGACCACGGCTCGAACAAGGTTGTTAGCGATATTTCGTTCACAGTGAACAGGGGGGAGACGGTCGCGTTTATCGGCGCGACGGGCAGCGGAAAAACAACGGTCATCAACCTTATCGAACGCTTCTACGACGTGGACGGCGGTGAGGTTTTGTTCAACGGCGTAAACGTTAAGGACTACGACGAGGAAGTGCTTAGGAACAGTATTTCGCTCGCGCCGCAGCGCGCCGTGCTGTTTAAGGGCGATATTCGCGGCAATGTGGCTTACGGCGAACAGACCGAGCCCGACGACGCGCGTATAAACCGCGCGCTCGATATAGCGTGCGCCGCCGAGTTTGTGAACGGACTGGAACAGGGCATAGCCTCGCCCGTAGCGCAGGACGGCACAAACTTTTCGGGCGGGCAAAAGCAGCGGCTGTCAATCGCGCGCGCAGTGTATAAGAACGCCGAGCTGATGGTGTTCGACGATACGTTCTCCGCGCTCGACTACAAGACCGATCTTGCGGTCAGAAAGAACATCGCCGAGAATATCGAGGACGCGACGGTAGTGCTCGTCGCGCAGCGTATCGGCACTATCATGCACGCCGACAAGATAATCGTTCTCGACGAGGGCAGGATAGTCGGCATGGGCACGCACAAGGACCTGCTCGAAAACTGTGCGGTGTACAAAGAGATCGCGCTCTCGCAATTATCGAAGGAGGAGTTGTAATATGCCGCCTATGATGGGTAGAAGACGCGTTGGCAACGGCAAGCGCGAAAAAGCAGACATGAAATCGTTCGGCAAGCTTCTCAAATATTTGAAGGGATACTTGCCCGCAATAATCTCGGCAATACTGCTCGCGGTCGGCGGTGCGGTCTGCACTATAATCGGTCCGGAAAAAATTTCCGACCTGACCAACATGATAAAGGACGGCTTGATCCTCGGCATAGATATGTCGGGCATAGCCGAGCTCTGTATTATCCTTATTATAATCTACGGCGTGGGCGCGATTGCTTCGTACGCGCAGCAGTTTATAATGGCGACCATAACTCAGCGCGCGAGCAAAAAGCTGAGGAGCGACATAAACGGCAAGATAAACCGTCTGCCGCTCAACTACTTCGACACGACCACGACGGGCGATATTCTGAGTACCGTCACAAACGACGTCGACACCATTTCGCAAACGCTCGCGCAGAGCACCGCCAACCTCGTTTCGGCGGCGGCGCTGTTCATAGGCGTCGTAGTCATGATGTTCAAGGTCAACGCCATACTCGCCGCGGTCACGATCGCAGCGTCGCTACTCGGGTTCGTGCTCATGGCGATAGTGCTCAAAGCCTCGCAAAAGCACTTCGACCGCAAACAGGTTTTGCTCGGAGAAATGGACGGACAGATCGAAGAAGTGTTCGGGCACCACAATCTCGTCAAGGCGTACAACGGCAAGCATGGTGAGCGCAAGCGGTTCTACAAGACCAACGACGGGCTGTTTTCCAGCAATTGGAAATCGCAGTTCCTTTCGGGCATCATGCAGCCGATAATGGCGTTCGTCGGCAACCTGTCGTACTTGCTCATTTTCGTCGTAGGTATCGCGCTTATCGATAAGGGCAGTACCGCCGTCGATATAGGCACGCTCATGGCGTTCGTCATATACGCGCGGTTGTTCTCGCAACCGCTC
Above is a genomic segment from Clostridiales bacterium containing:
- the nifU gene encoding Fe-S cluster assembly scaffold protein NifU, translating into MALYSEKVMDHFRNPRNVGKLDDADGIGEVGNARCGDIMKMYIKVDNGIITDVKFNTFGCGSAIASSSMATELIKGKPISEALELTNKAVVEALDGLPAHKLHCSVLAEQAIRAAIKDYYDKNGIEYDPAMFPPDDDEDPHGENN
- a CDS encoding ABC transporter ATP-binding protein, with amino-acid sequence MMGRRRVGNGKREKADMKSFGKLLKYLKGYLPAIISAILLAVGGAVCTIIGPEKISDLTNMIKDGLILGIDMSGIAELCIILIIIYGVGAIASYAQQFIMATITQRASKKLRSDINGKINRLPLNYFDTTTTGDILSTVTNDVDTISQTLAQSTANLVSAAALFIGVVVMMFKVNAILAAVTIAASLLGFVLMAIVLKASQKHFDRKQVLLGEMDGQIEEVFGHHNLVKAYNGKHGERKRFYKTNDGLFSSNWKSQFLSGIMQPIMAFVGNLSYLLIFVVGIALIDKGSTAVDIGTLMAFVIYARLFSQPLGTFAQAMTSIQQASAASRRVFDILEKEEMLGEDEKTVKIDKPRGDVTFDNIKFGYTPDKEIIHGFSAELKRGQKVAIVGPTGAGKTTIVNLLMRFYELDSGDIKIDGTSIKDMKREDVHDLFDMILQNTWLFEGTIRDNLVYNKEGVTDEELDKVCAAVGLKHYIECLPNGFDTVIGEGSELSEGQKQQLTIARAMIKDSPLLILDEATSNVDTRTELAIQNAMDKLTEGRTSFVIAHRLSTIKNADVILVLKDGDIIEQGNHEELLAKGGFYSELYNAQFDE
- a CDS encoding winged helix-turn-helix transcriptional regulator; the protein is MCDEKEAREFLERFDKLRPKDAFKRLDDNDRTAHLILLLLCRAEGEVCAGDLSAKLCMSTPRVAAGLKALESRGLITRRAQAKDARKVVVTVTDAGRAEYDKHEKERLNFAMSVIDEIGEDDLNEFLRILGRFHEIAQRKKSEN
- a CDS encoding ABC transporter ATP-binding protein, producing MLKLFKYLKSIDYVFIVICAGLVVAQVYFDLTMPDYTQKLVKEVVRLDGTVDMSAVWRNGGWMLLYAFCSALCSIICGFFAARTAANFAKTLRKELFERVTSFSAAEINKFGTPSLITRTTNDVVQMQNFIAIGLQLLIKAPVLAVWAICKISATAVEWTIATGVVVAIIVAVVAVLMIMCFPRFRQIQKFIDEMNNSVRENVTGVRVVRAFNAEQYQTAKFETVNEKIKRNQLFTSRSLGFMMPVMTVCLNGLTLAVYWIGAALINSTPLVGKEDMFTSMTVFTQYAMQVVMAFMLLIMIFMILPRCVVSARRIAETLGTHRSIRSGSVKKVEHKDGVPVLEFKGVDFAYDHGSNKVVSDISFTVNRGETVAFIGATGSGKTTVINLIERFYDVDGGEVLFNGVNVKDYDEEVLRNSISLAPQRAVLFKGDIRGNVAYGEQTEPDDARINRALDIACAAEFVNGLEQGIASPVAQDGTNFSGGQKQRLSIARAVYKNAELMVFDDTFSALDYKTDLAVRKNIAENIEDATVVLVAQRIGTIMHADKIIVLDEGRIVGMGTHKDLLENCAVYKEIALSQLSKEEL
- a CDS encoding glycosyl hydrolase, with the protein product MDEERLDIDKALAYLTLDEKIRMLSGDGMWHTYACGSLPRVRMSDGPNGLRMTDGVASAAVPSTCYPTLSMLANSFDPAFAYNVGAAIGREATAMGVNVLLAPGVNIKRSPFGGRNFEYFSEDPLLSGEMGRAYISGVQSTGVGACLKHFAANNAETDRMYSNSTVDTRALHEVYLKPFEIALEAKPEAVMTAYNKLNGEYCSQNKNLITEILRGELGFRGAVISDWGGVHDRAEALKAGLDIAMPDGNGLFEEQLYAAYHAGRVTEKDIDDSIRRILELTDNVYLEPYGDFDADAHDRLSYNAAAASIVMLKNESVLPLTKDMKITVCGELAERAPIQGDGSSHVTPIKTSSPLDAFSHRAIEVTYFRGYSLTDQKQDGRLLQEAKDGAEGADAVIVFVGAPTPCEGVDRQTLALPDNQLNLIAELTAAGHRVVVVLCSAGPVEMPFINRVRAVVYAGLNGGNGALVAVDTLFGRINPSGKLAESFPLSSKDAIEVADPVYRESIFVGYKYYDKTETPVLFPFGHGLSFSNIEYTDMTVKRVDNAEFDVTVTVENKSVRDAVETIQIYVTDKTGRVMRPVKSLGGYKKVYVEGETSTTATIRLNASAFEFYDESKHRFAIPDGEFEIAAAKSAADIRKRVTVKVHGNFFDTIPYPDVYDNPNKTMLTDLAFKELLGHDVPPLRVPPKKGEFTLDCCFADLERTFIGKIMKRVAVGKAKSVAAVGTPEYDAFVNSTLHTPLSSASATSDGALTLKAAKGIIELANGHIFKGLKFLLKRN
- the nifS gene encoding cysteine desulfurase NifS, with product MAISLGGFGTAVDKACKKTIYVDNAATTAMNDVAINAMADYYKNVYGNPSSLHTVGQIAKEALEENRARVAKCINADAGEIYFTSGGSEADNQAIRSAAANGAKRNKKHIVTTAFEHHAVLHTLKKLEREGFEVTFLDVHENGIVTADEVKAAIRPDTALVTIMFANNEIGTIQPIKEIGAVCRENKVVFHTDAVQAVGHVPVDVKDMNIDMLSLSAHKFHGPKGVGALYVRKGVPINAFIEGGAQEKGRRAGTENLAGIAGMAAALEYACKTMNKVSAHEIKLRDRIAKELKKIPHSKINGDMKNHLPSVLNMCFEGIEGESLLLMLDDEGVCASSGSACTSGSLDPSHVLLALGLPHEVAHGSLRISLSEDNTESDADTIIKVVPQVVEYLRNMSPVWEALEKGEKKFHFN